A genomic segment from Bacillus cereus G9842 encodes:
- the wecB gene encoding non-hydrolyzing UDP-N-acetylglucosamine 2-epimerase: protein MTERLKVMTIFGTRPEAIKMAPLVLELQKHPEKIESIVTVTAQHRQMLDQVLSIFGITPDFDLNIMKDRQTLIDVTTRGLEGLDKVMKEAKPDIVLVHGDTTTTFIASLAAFYNQIPVGHVEAGLRTWDKYSPYPEEMNRQLTGVMADLHFSPTAKSATNLQKENKDESRIFITGNTAIDALQTTVKETYSHPVLEKLGNDRLVLMTAHRRENLGEPMRNMFRAIKRLVDKHEDVQVVYPVHMNPVVREIANEILGEHNRIHLIEPLDVIDFHNVAARSYLMLTDSGGVQEEAPSLGVPVLVLRDTTERPEGIEAGTLKLAGTDEETIFGLADELLSDKEAHDKMAKASNPYGDGRASERIVEAILQHFNK, encoded by the coding sequence ATGACTGAACGTTTAAAAGTAATGACAATTTTCGGGACACGTCCAGAAGCAATTAAAATGGCACCTCTTGTATTAGAGTTGCAAAAACACCCAGAAAAAATTGAATCGATTGTGACTGTAACAGCACAACATCGCCAAATGTTAGACCAAGTATTAAGTATCTTTGGAATTACGCCAGATTTCGATTTAAATATCATGAAAGACCGCCAAACTTTAATTGATGTTACAACGCGTGGCTTAGAAGGTTTGGATAAAGTAATGAAAGAAGCGAAGCCGGATATTGTACTTGTACATGGTGATACAACAACAACATTTATTGCAAGCTTAGCTGCTTTTTATAATCAAATTCCAGTAGGTCATGTTGAGGCGGGCCTTCGTACGTGGGATAAGTATTCTCCATACCCAGAAGAGATGAATCGTCAATTAACAGGTGTAATGGCGGATCTTCATTTCTCACCAACAGCAAAATCAGCAACGAACTTACAGAAGGAAAATAAAGATGAGTCACGTATTTTCATCACAGGAAATACAGCGATTGACGCGCTACAAACGACTGTAAAAGAAACATATAGTCATCCTGTACTAGAGAAACTTGGAAATGATCGTCTTGTACTTATGACAGCTCACCGTCGTGAAAACTTAGGTGAACCGATGCGTAATATGTTCCGTGCAATTAAGCGTCTTGTTGATAAGCATGAAGATGTACAAGTTGTGTACCCTGTTCATATGAACCCTGTTGTTCGTGAAATAGCAAATGAAATTTTAGGTGAACATAACCGTATTCATTTAATTGAGCCGCTAGATGTAATTGATTTCCACAATGTTGCAGCTCGTTCATACTTAATGTTAACGGATTCTGGTGGTGTACAAGAAGAAGCTCCATCACTTGGGGTACCAGTTCTTGTTCTTCGTGATACAACAGAGCGCCCTGAAGGTATTGAAGCAGGTACGCTGAAATTAGCAGGAACAGACGAAGAGACAATCTTTGGTCTTGCTGATGAGTTGTTATCAGATAAAGAAGCTCATGATAAGATGGCGAAAGCATCTAATCCTTACGGTGATGGTCGTGCATCAGAGCGTATTGTAGAAGCAATTTTACAACACTTTAATAAGTAA
- a CDS encoding UDP-glucose dehydrogenase family protein — protein MKITIVGTGYVGLITGVGLAKLGHSVTCFDIDDEKIERIKQGDLPIYEVRLHELINHAYENNALTFTSNKEEAFEDVEFIFIAVGTPPLLDGTADLTYIQSACNDIGVYATNDIIVVTKSTVPVGTNDVMKGWIEEELKGRYTLHIVSNPEFLREGSGIYDFFHGDRIVIGADSEEVARRVKSLYSELRLETYVTDIKSAEMIKYASNAFLATKISFINEISNICEKVGANVLDVAKGMGMDKRIGASFLNAGIGYGGSCFPKDTKALVQIAGNVAHDFRLLKAVIEVNNKQQLLLIEKAKKVMNMNKKRIAVLGASFKPNTDDIREASSLIIIEALINIGADIVLYDPKAIQYVKNIFGDAIQYSRCIDESIRDASAVFIVTEWEDIQTYPLEKYVQLMREPILFDGRNCYTDEDVKKQKIDYYSVGRKSICNRKVSVMR, from the coding sequence ATGAAAATTACGATAGTAGGTACTGGATATGTTGGATTGATTACAGGAGTAGGATTGGCAAAGTTGGGGCATTCAGTTACATGTTTTGATATAGATGATGAGAAAATTGAACGGATAAAACAAGGGGATTTACCTATTTATGAGGTTAGATTACATGAATTAATAAATCATGCATATGAGAATAATGCTTTAACTTTCACATCAAATAAAGAAGAGGCGTTTGAGGATGTAGAGTTTATATTTATTGCAGTTGGAACACCACCTTTATTAGATGGGACGGCGGATTTAACATATATTCAGAGTGCTTGTAATGATATTGGAGTATATGCGACGAACGATATTATTGTTGTTACGAAAAGTACAGTTCCAGTAGGTACAAATGATGTAATGAAAGGATGGATTGAGGAGGAGTTAAAGGGGAGATATACATTACATATCGTATCGAATCCAGAGTTTTTGCGTGAAGGTTCAGGTATTTATGATTTCTTTCATGGAGATCGTATTGTAATTGGAGCAGATAGTGAGGAAGTAGCAAGAAGAGTAAAGAGTTTGTATAGCGAATTACGCTTAGAAACGTATGTTACAGATATTAAAAGTGCAGAGATGATTAAATACGCGTCGAATGCCTTTTTAGCTACAAAGATTAGTTTCATTAATGAAATTTCAAATATATGTGAGAAGGTAGGCGCAAATGTATTGGATGTTGCTAAAGGGATGGGAATGGATAAGAGGATCGGTGCATCTTTTTTAAATGCAGGTATTGGATACGGGGGATCATGTTTTCCAAAAGATACGAAAGCGCTGGTGCAAATTGCGGGAAATGTTGCTCATGATTTTCGTTTGTTAAAAGCGGTTATTGAAGTAAATAATAAGCAACAACTGCTATTGATTGAAAAAGCGAAAAAAGTCATGAACATGAATAAAAAGCGGATTGCAGTTCTTGGCGCATCCTTTAAACCGAATACGGATGATATTAGAGAGGCATCATCTCTTATTATAATAGAAGCATTAATTAATATAGGTGCAGATATTGTTCTTTACGACCCAAAAGCAATTCAATATGTGAAAAATATATTTGGAGATGCTATACAATATAGTAGATGTATAGATGAATCGATTAGAGATGCGAGTGCGGTTTTTATCGTAACAGAATGGGAAGATATTCAAACTTATCCGTTAGAAAAGTACGTACAACTTATGAGGGAGCCTATTTTATTTGATGGGAGAAATTGTTATACTGATGAAGATGTTAAGAAACAAAAGATAGATTATTACTCGGTGGGAAGAAAAAGTATTTGTAATAGAAAAGTTTCTGTTATGCGTTAA
- a CDS encoding glycosyltransferase family 4 protein has product MDSQVIYAILASFITVLVVTPLVIKLAFKIGATDKPNARKVHQKIMPRLGGLAIFIGVAVGFVVGGLYEQRMLSITLGAIIIVIIGILDDMYELSARVKFGGQLLVAIMIVKSGLLVQVLYIPFLGDTELGWLAYPITVFWLVGITNAINLIDGLDGLSAGISSIVLATLAYMAFTSPWGTGTAIILPLALIILASTIGFLFYNFHPAKIFMGDTGALFLGYCISVISLLGLYKSVTLFSFIVPIIILGVPIFDTIFAIIRRIVNKKPISAPDKSHLHHRLLAMGFSHRKTVLIIYAFGIFFSVNAIIFTSATLWLSIILLFALIFFTEIIAEIIGLVHERYKPLISFYKKVKKRED; this is encoded by the coding sequence ATGGACTCACAAGTGATTTATGCCATTTTGGCATCTTTCATCACTGTACTCGTCGTTACTCCTTTAGTTATTAAATTAGCTTTTAAAATAGGAGCGACAGATAAGCCAAACGCACGTAAAGTGCACCAAAAGATTATGCCACGTCTTGGCGGGTTAGCAATCTTTATCGGTGTAGCTGTAGGATTTGTTGTCGGCGGCTTATATGAGCAAAGAATGTTATCGATAACGCTAGGTGCGATTATCATTGTAATCATCGGAATTTTAGATGATATGTACGAGTTATCTGCGAGAGTAAAATTCGGTGGACAACTGTTAGTTGCCATTATGATTGTAAAAAGTGGATTATTAGTGCAAGTATTATATATCCCATTCCTTGGGGATACTGAACTTGGATGGCTTGCTTATCCAATTACAGTATTTTGGCTTGTAGGTATTACGAATGCAATCAACTTAATTGACGGCTTAGATGGATTATCTGCTGGGATTTCATCTATCGTACTTGCAACGCTAGCATATATGGCCTTCACTAGCCCATGGGGTACTGGAACAGCGATTATCTTGCCACTCGCATTAATTATATTAGCAAGTACAATTGGATTTTTATTCTACAACTTCCATCCAGCAAAAATTTTCATGGGAGATACAGGAGCACTATTTTTAGGATACTGTATTTCTGTTATATCGTTACTTGGATTATACAAAAGTGTAACGTTATTCAGTTTTATTGTTCCAATTATCATTTTAGGTGTACCTATATTTGATACGATATTTGCAATCATCCGTCGTATCGTAAATAAAAAACCTATTTCAGCACCAGATAAATCGCATTTACATCACCGCTTACTTGCAATGGGATTCTCTCATCGCAAAACGGTACTAATAATATACGCATTCGGTATTTTCTTTAGTGTAAATGCCATTATTTTCACTAGTGCAACGTTATGGTTATCCATTATTCTTCTTTTCGCTTTGATTTTCTTCACAGAAATCATTGCTGAAATAATCGGGCTTGTACATGAACGTTACAAACCACTTATTTCCTTTTATAAAAAAGTGAAAAAACGCGAAGACTAA
- a CDS encoding polysaccharide deacetylase family protein: MIKRVLQCIILFLTITMYASSNTEATTVIPAEYHPNTETTSPTQKIAYLTFDDGPNKYTTQILNILKEKNGKATFFVIGGKVPHYTKTMQRLIKEGHYIGLHSMSHDVKRLYTGDPSTLIAEMEQTQSIVQQVTKLNTHLVRVPYGSMPYLKKNYRDALVSAQYKMWDWTIDTYDWKSYDNPSAILERVRNQSDEQVEVILMHDSSVTVQILPKVIDYLQSQGYKLLPYNPSSHLKVNFWKDTRL, translated from the coding sequence ATGATCAAGCGAGTATTGCAATGTATTATTTTATTTTTAACCATTACTATGTACGCATCATCTAATACTGAAGCAACAACTGTTATTCCTGCTGAATATCATCCAAATACTGAAACGACCTCTCCTACACAAAAAATTGCGTACTTAACATTTGATGACGGGCCAAACAAATATACTACACAAATTTTAAACATCTTAAAAGAAAAGAACGGAAAAGCAACTTTCTTTGTTATTGGCGGAAAAGTGCCACATTACACAAAAACGATGCAAAGATTAATTAAAGAAGGACATTATATCGGTCTCCACAGCATGTCACATGATGTAAAACGCCTTTACACTGGTGACCCTTCCACTTTAATTGCAGAAATGGAGCAAACACAAAGCATTGTCCAGCAAGTTACGAAATTAAATACACATCTCGTTCGCGTTCCATATGGTAGTATGCCTTACTTAAAAAAGAATTACCGTGACGCACTTGTATCGGCCCAGTATAAAATGTGGGATTGGACAATCGATACATACGACTGGAAAAGCTATGACAATCCTTCTGCCATACTCGAAAGAGTACGTAATCAAAGTGATGAACAAGTAGAAGTCATTTTAATGCATGATTCGAGTGTAACCGTACAAATACTGCCAAAAGTAATTGATTATTTACAGTCACAAGGATACAAACTTCTTCCCTATAATCCTTCTTCTCATCTCAAGGTAAATTTTTGGAAAGACACAAGATTGTAA
- a CDS encoding PRD domain-containing protein translates to MKRIDLIFNAIQEGNYTEGVTASELATLLQLDRANVSSDLNKLVKDKRLLKTNTRPVRFYIETNTSLETHSKEVTSLDTFAIENTSLKIAIEKAKASMLYPPNGMHTLLLGETGVGKSMFASLMHEYAIEVEQLPKNAPFIVFNCADYANNPQLLLGQLFGIKKGAYTGASDQKGLIEKAHEGILFLDEVHRLPPEGQEMLFTFIDRGVYRRLGETENERKAQVLIITATTEEPNSFLLKTFTRRIPMTVTLPPLRERTHKERFALLQLFFTNEAIRLRKDIHVSPNAMRAFVFYNCPNNIGQLKTDVQIACAKAYSDLVTKKRDSVYVSSTDLPWYMKEGLFIERKSRHLYQIPNETFVFTGEEGWSNHKTEDEKRSSIYDYIDYKYEELQARGIEEEELELLIENDVQSFFVQYFNQISKKTSHENVFKIVDRNIVSVCEKIAELAEKHLSKTFDEKVFLALSLHVQTTLQRLQSGKQIHHPQLNQIRTKYKEAFSVAMQCIQLLEEELQITMPIDEAGFLTMFFVVDPIPASQTEVKVLILAHGNGIATEMANVANELLGIEEVTGIDMPLHESPKDFLERVKVYMKTLQNVNGLLLLVDMGSLAYIGDILETEFKIPVRVLSMTSTPHALEAARKAQLGYSLDALYETVKNLTPFYLNVQEEKKKPLSPMKSVILTACLTGEGSALAIQKMLENYLRFDKDLIEIIPISIVHEKDLTKMIENIKKERNIICIVTNFDVQVPCLTYHFQDIVNYTVIQPIQELITYEETYAKMADILEQQMQRNDGALLIKTIRYALNTIQELISLQLTPDSLMGVILHMSCMVDRLQKGESLLPHPDKEKRRQDEYWMYMKVKKALQPIENTFEIQIPDDEVFYVMDFFIKNQPAKN, encoded by the coding sequence ATGAAACGAATAGATCTCATTTTTAACGCAATACAAGAAGGCAATTATACAGAAGGTGTAACCGCATCAGAACTAGCTACCCTGTTGCAACTAGATCGCGCCAATGTAAGTAGCGACTTAAACAAACTTGTAAAAGATAAACGTTTATTAAAAACAAATACGCGACCTGTTCGTTTTTACATAGAAACGAACACTTCGTTGGAAACGCATTCAAAAGAAGTAACTTCATTAGATACATTTGCAATTGAAAATACGAGCCTTAAAATCGCAATTGAAAAAGCGAAAGCTTCTATGCTCTATCCTCCAAACGGTATGCATACTTTACTACTGGGAGAAACAGGGGTCGGAAAGTCTATGTTTGCTTCTTTAATGCACGAATATGCAATTGAAGTTGAACAGCTTCCTAAAAATGCACCATTTATCGTCTTTAACTGTGCTGATTACGCAAATAATCCACAGCTACTACTCGGGCAATTATTTGGGATTAAAAAAGGAGCTTACACAGGAGCAAGTGATCAAAAAGGATTAATTGAAAAAGCACATGAAGGAATTCTTTTCTTAGATGAAGTACATCGCCTACCTCCAGAGGGACAAGAAATGCTTTTCACCTTTATTGACCGCGGAGTGTACCGCCGCCTTGGAGAAACAGAGAACGAACGTAAAGCACAAGTATTAATCATTACTGCAACAACAGAAGAACCAAATTCATTTTTATTAAAAACATTTACAAGACGTATACCGATGACTGTTACGCTGCCACCACTTCGTGAGCGTACACATAAAGAGCGCTTTGCTTTACTACAGCTATTTTTCACAAATGAAGCAATTCGTCTGCGAAAAGACATTCACGTTAGCCCAAATGCAATGCGTGCTTTCGTCTTTTATAATTGTCCCAATAACATTGGTCAATTAAAAACAGATGTTCAAATTGCCTGTGCGAAAGCCTATTCTGATTTGGTCACAAAGAAACGTGATTCTGTCTATGTTTCAAGTACAGATTTACCTTGGTATATGAAAGAAGGGTTGTTCATTGAAAGGAAGAGCCGTCACTTATACCAAATACCAAATGAAACATTTGTATTTACAGGTGAGGAAGGTTGGAGTAATCATAAAACAGAAGATGAAAAACGCTCTTCTATTTACGATTATATTGACTATAAATACGAAGAACTTCAAGCCCGTGGTATCGAAGAGGAAGAATTAGAATTACTAATAGAAAATGATGTTCAAAGCTTTTTCGTACAATATTTTAACCAAATATCCAAAAAAACAAGCCATGAAAATGTTTTTAAAATTGTGGATCGTAATATCGTTTCCGTATGTGAAAAAATAGCGGAACTTGCTGAAAAGCATTTATCTAAGACGTTTGATGAAAAAGTATTTCTCGCTTTAAGTTTACATGTACAGACAACTCTACAACGTTTACAAAGCGGAAAACAAATACATCACCCACAATTAAATCAAATTCGTACGAAATATAAAGAAGCTTTTTCCGTCGCTATGCAATGCATTCAACTACTGGAGGAAGAATTACAAATAACAATGCCTATTGATGAAGCTGGCTTTTTAACAATGTTCTTCGTTGTTGATCCAATTCCTGCCTCACAAACAGAAGTAAAAGTATTAATATTAGCACACGGTAATGGCATCGCAACTGAAATGGCAAACGTTGCAAACGAACTTCTCGGCATTGAGGAAGTAACCGGTATTGATATGCCGTTACACGAATCACCGAAAGATTTCTTGGAACGTGTGAAAGTGTATATGAAAACACTACAAAATGTAAATGGGCTTCTCTTACTTGTTGATATGGGGTCACTTGCTTATATCGGTGACATATTAGAAACGGAGTTCAAAATCCCTGTACGTGTTCTCTCGATGACGAGCACACCACATGCACTAGAAGCAGCTCGAAAAGCTCAGCTCGGTTATTCATTAGATGCGCTGTATGAAACAGTAAAAAATTTAACACCATTTTACTTAAACGTACAAGAAGAAAAGAAAAAACCTCTCTCTCCAATGAAATCTGTTATTTTAACAGCTTGTTTAACTGGTGAAGGAAGTGCTTTAGCTATTCAAAAAATGTTAGAAAACTATTTAAGATTTGATAAAGACTTAATTGAAATTATTCCGATTAGTATCGTCCATGAAAAAGATTTAACGAAAATGATTGAGAACATAAAAAAAGAGCGTAACATCATTTGTATCGTCACGAATTTCGATGTGCAAGTGCCGTGCTTAACATATCATTTCCAAGACATCGTAAACTACACAGTAATTCAGCCCATTCAAGAATTAATTACGTATGAAGAAACATATGCAAAAATGGCGGATATTCTTGAACAACAAATGCAGCGTAACGATGGGGCATTACTGATCAAAACAATTCGTTACGCATTAAATACAATTCAAGAATTAATTTCCTTACAGCTAACTCCTGATAGCTTAATGGGCGTTATTCTGCATATGAGCTGTATGGTTGACCGTCTTCAAAAAGGAGAAAGCCTTCTTCCTCATCCTGATAAAGAGAAAAGAAGACAAGATGAATACTGGATGTATATGAAAGTAAAAAAAGCATTGCAACCAATTGAAAATACATTTGAAATACAAATACCTGATGACGAAGTATTTTACGTTATGGACTTCTTTATTAAAAATCAGCCTGCGAAAAATTAA
- the exsM gene encoding exosporium regulatory protein ExsM, giving the protein MTTHFFARLTGKREVPPVNTEAFGVAEFIFSDDLTKLHYRVILKNIEKVTSCQIHLGKSTQIGPVVLYLYGPLEQGISLNEGSITGVVNVEDFEGPLQGKSFVHLLQEIIQANVYVNVHTKSQKRGEIRGRVRKVKK; this is encoded by the coding sequence ATGACAACACATTTCTTTGCCAGGTTAACAGGTAAGAGGGAAGTGCCTCCTGTAAATACAGAAGCTTTTGGGGTAGCAGAGTTTATTTTTAGTGATGATTTAACGAAATTGCATTACAGAGTCATACTAAAAAATATAGAAAAGGTTACATCGTGTCAAATTCATTTAGGGAAGTCTACTCAAATTGGTCCTGTTGTTTTATATTTGTATGGTCCACTGGAGCAAGGTATTAGCTTGAACGAGGGAAGCATTACTGGTGTAGTGAATGTGGAGGATTTTGAGGGACCTTTACAAGGGAAATCATTTGTACATTTACTTCAAGAAATTATTCAAGCAAACGTATATGTTAATGTCCATACGAAATCACAAAAAAGAGGAGAAATAAGAGGGCGAGTTAGAAAAGTAAAGAAATAG
- a CDS encoding chromate transporter, giving the protein MKTNKYTFHTLLEIFLVSFKLGLTSFGGPVAHLGYFHHEYVQKRKWMDERSYGDLVALCQFLPGPASSQVGMGVGLLRGGLLGAIISWIGFTLPSVLVLVFFASFLNQFDLGSAGWIHGLKLVAVAIVAHAIWGMARKLTPDRNRATIAIVTAAIALLWPSSWTQVTLIIICGFIGWLLYRNQPISQSQHIKVPISKKIAVSCLVLFFGLLLLLPILRPFSYYIALFDSFYRSGALVFGGGHVVLPLLEGEFVQNGMMTKEQFLAGYGLTQAVPGPLFTFASYIGAVLNGTLGALLATIAIFFPAFLLVIGVLPFWNSVRKISFIQGALLGVNAAVVGILLAAFYDPIWTSTIMNSVDFVFASLLFCLLAFWKTPPWVIVILGAFGGCALSIL; this is encoded by the coding sequence TTGAAAACTAACAAATACACTTTTCATACATTATTAGAGATTTTTCTCGTCTCATTTAAATTAGGACTTACTTCATTCGGCGGTCCTGTCGCTCATCTCGGCTATTTCCACCACGAATACGTGCAAAAAAGAAAATGGATGGATGAACGAAGCTATGGAGATTTAGTAGCACTATGTCAATTCCTTCCCGGTCCTGCCAGCAGTCAAGTCGGTATGGGGGTTGGATTATTACGGGGCGGGCTATTAGGAGCTATTATTTCATGGATTGGATTCACTTTACCGTCTGTGCTTGTTTTGGTTTTCTTCGCCTCATTCCTTAATCAGTTCGATCTTGGAAGTGCTGGCTGGATTCATGGACTAAAACTTGTAGCAGTCGCTATTGTCGCTCATGCCATATGGGGAATGGCGCGGAAGTTAACTCCAGATCGAAATCGTGCAACGATTGCGATTGTAACTGCCGCAATCGCCTTATTATGGCCAAGTAGTTGGACACAAGTCACCCTCATCATAATATGTGGCTTTATCGGCTGGTTGTTATATCGCAACCAACCAATTAGCCAATCTCAACATATAAAAGTACCTATTTCAAAAAAGATAGCAGTTTCTTGTCTCGTCTTATTCTTTGGACTATTACTACTGCTACCAATATTAAGACCGTTCTCTTATTACATCGCTTTATTTGATAGTTTCTATCGCTCTGGCGCACTTGTATTTGGAGGAGGACATGTCGTGCTGCCTCTTCTTGAAGGTGAGTTCGTACAAAACGGAATGATGACGAAAGAACAGTTCCTAGCTGGATACGGATTAACACAAGCAGTACCAGGACCACTGTTTACATTCGCCTCTTATATAGGAGCAGTGTTAAACGGGACGCTTGGGGCATTACTCGCAACAATTGCAATTTTCTTCCCTGCTTTCTTACTCGTTATTGGTGTTTTACCATTTTGGAACAGCGTGAGAAAAATATCATTCATACAAGGCGCACTACTTGGAGTCAATGCAGCTGTTGTCGGTATTTTACTAGCAGCTTTTTATGATCCTATTTGGACAAGCACAATTATGAACTCTGTAGATTTTGTTTTTGCATCTCTTCTATTTTGCTTGCTCGCTTTTTGGAAAACACCACCTTGGGTTATCGTTATACTCGGGGCATTTGGCGGATGTGCTCTATCCATTTTATAA
- the chbG gene encoding chitin disaccharide deacetylase gives MIKLIVNADDFGLTEGTNCGIIDGHINGLVNSTTMMMNMPGTEHAVRLAKEYETLGVGVHLVLTAGEPLLGDVPSLVSSDGLFHKQGVVREGNINPEEVEREWTAQIEKFLSYGLTPTHLDSHHHVHGLPILHDVLERLAATYNVPIRRCEEDRAVRPFSDVFYSDFYADGVTEDYFVKLKERVQGEQTVEIMVHPAYIDPELVKRSSYVMDRVKELRILTESELPEGIELVKF, from the coding sequence ATGATTAAGTTAATTGTAAACGCAGATGATTTCGGTCTTACAGAAGGTACAAATTGCGGCATTATTGATGGGCATATAAACGGACTTGTAAATTCAACGACGATGATGATGAATATGCCAGGAACAGAGCATGCGGTACGCTTAGCCAAAGAGTATGAAACGCTAGGAGTAGGAGTACATCTTGTATTAACGGCAGGAGAACCACTTCTTGGAGACGTACCATCACTTGTAAGTAGCGATGGATTGTTTCATAAACAAGGTGTCGTAAGGGAAGGAAATATAAATCCAGAAGAAGTTGAGAGAGAGTGGACTGCTCAAATTGAGAAATTCCTATCTTACGGATTAACACCAACTCATTTAGATAGTCATCATCATGTGCATGGTTTACCGATTTTACATGATGTTCTTGAGAGATTAGCGGCTACATATAATGTTCCGATTCGTCGTTGTGAGGAAGATAGAGCGGTGCGCCCATTTTCTGATGTGTTTTACAGTGACTTTTATGCGGATGGTGTGACGGAAGATTACTTTGTGAAGTTAAAAGAAAGAGTACAAGGTGAACAAACGGTAGAAATTATGGTTCATCCAGCTTATATTGATCCAGAGCTTGTGAAGCGTTCTTCTTACGTAATGGATCGTGTGAAGGAATTGCGTATTTTAACAGAGAGCGAATTACCAGAAGGAATAGAGCTTGTGAAGTTTTAA
- the celF gene encoding 6-phospho-beta-glucosidase, which produces MTGIKIATIGGGSSYTPELIEGFIKRYDELPVREIWLVDIEAGKEKLEIVGNLAKRMVKKSGLPIEVHLTLDRREALKDADFVTTQLRVGLLEARAKDEAIPLKYDVIGQETNGPGGLFKALRTIPVILDICKDMEELCPNAWLINFANPAGMVTEAVLRYTNIQRVVGLCNVPIGIRMGLARLLEVDASRVHVDFAGLNHMVYGLDVYLDGVSVMDRVLELVTDPEKQITMENIAALNWEPDFIRGLRAIPCPYHRYYYKTREMLEEEKEASVEKGTRAEVVKQLENDLFELYKDPNLDIKPPQLEKRGGAYYSDAACSLITSIYNNKGDIQPVNTRNNGTIASLPDDSAVEVNCIITKEGPKPIAVGDLPVPVRGLVQQIKSFERTTIEAAVTGDYHKALLAMTINPLVPSDTVARQILDEMLEAHKEYLPQFFKKVEK; this is translated from the coding sequence ATGACTGGAATTAAAATTGCTACAATCGGCGGTGGATCTAGTTATACACCAGAGTTAATTGAAGGATTTATTAAACGTTATGATGAGCTTCCTGTTCGTGAAATTTGGTTAGTAGATATTGAGGCAGGAAAAGAAAAGTTAGAAATTGTTGGTAACTTAGCGAAACGTATGGTGAAAAAATCTGGTTTACCAATCGAGGTACATTTAACACTTGATCGCCGTGAGGCATTAAAAGATGCAGACTTCGTAACAACACAACTTCGCGTTGGTTTATTAGAAGCACGTGCAAAAGATGAAGCAATCCCATTAAAATATGATGTAATCGGTCAGGAAACGAATGGTCCTGGTGGTTTATTCAAAGCACTGAGAACGATTCCTGTTATTTTAGATATTTGTAAAGATATGGAGGAGCTTTGTCCGAATGCATGGCTAATTAACTTTGCGAACCCAGCTGGTATGGTAACAGAAGCTGTCCTTCGTTATACAAATATTCAAAGAGTAGTTGGTCTATGTAACGTTCCAATCGGAATCCGCATGGGTCTTGCAAGATTACTTGAAGTAGATGCAAGTCGTGTCCACGTTGATTTTGCAGGTTTAAATCATATGGTATACGGACTAGATGTATACTTAGATGGCGTAAGTGTAATGGATCGTGTGTTAGAGCTTGTAACAGATCCGGAAAAGCAAATTACGATGGAAAATATCGCAGCGCTTAACTGGGAACCAGACTTTATTCGCGGCCTTCGTGCAATTCCATGTCCATATCATCGTTATTACTACAAAACACGTGAAATGTTAGAAGAAGAAAAAGAAGCTTCTGTTGAAAAAGGTACACGTGCAGAAGTAGTAAAACAATTAGAAAATGATTTATTTGAGTTATATAAAGACCCGAATTTAGATATTAAACCACCACAATTAGAAAAACGTGGCGGCGCTTATTATAGTGACGCAGCATGTAGCTTAATTACGTCTATTTACAACAATAAAGGTGATATCCAGCCTGTTAATACACGAAACAACGGAACAATTGCAAGCTTACCAGATGATTCTGCTGTTGAAGTGAACTGTATTATTACGAAAGAAGGTCCAAAACCAATTGCGGTCGGAGATCTTCCAGTACCAGTTCGCGGTTTAGTACAGCAAATTAAATCATTTGAGCGCACAACAATTGAAGCTGCTGTTACAGGTGATTATCATAAAGCGCTGCTTGCTATGACAATTAATCCACTTGTACCATCAGATACAGTTGCAAGACAAATTTTAGATGAAATGTTGGAAGCACATAAAGAATATCTTCCGCAGTTCTTCAAAAAGGTAGAGAAGTAA